The DNA segment CGCCTGACAGAAAAAGACAAAATCAATCGAGTAGTTTTCACATTTATCCCTTCAAAATGAATGGCATGGATAAATAAATTGCTCATTTATTCTTGCAAAATTACCGATGTACTTAATTAGTAGGATTGCCATGTTAGAACTTCAATAGACATTAATTCCTCCTTAATTGACATTAATTCTCCTTAATTGACATTCAACGGAAGTTTTATGCCCGACGGTCAGAAAAATCCAGTGGAGAAAGAATGTTAAGGCTCAGTCATGAGAATTAACAGTAAGAAATTTAAAAGGCGCTTCTAATTTGCTGCAGTCACAGTAATAGGAAAATTGAGCTGTTGGCCGACGCCGTctcatcgctgctgctgctgcagcgggTGGGTCTCCTATCGTCAGGTGATGGAGACGCGTGGGTTTGACTAagaattccttcctttcttctggaAGGGAAGGCGGCAAAGAAAAGGTGTTGTTGCGTGGGGTGAGAAGGACCGGTGCAGTGCGTGGCTGGAAACAACGCGACCGTGGGAAATGGTTTAGTGTTGGGTAGAAACGAAGGTCGGAGTGGAGAGTTTGAAGCACCGGTGGCACCAACCTCTCTTGGGTGTCATTTAAGTTGAATTCAGGTATGGGATGGAAGAGAAGGCGAGGATGAGAAATTAAGGCAAACCATTGACAAGTCCACCACCAAGTCAATGGGTTGACTATTAGGAGAAATCGACTTCTAATCCCTTACGTTTTGGAGCGTGTGGGTGCTAATATGTTTAACCTATACCGCTTTCGTGTCAAGACGGATAATCTTGAGCTAGTGCAAATGTTTGACCATACAATATTGATCCCTTGGTTGATGGCTGTATAATATCTGAAATGATCCATCCTTCTTCTAACTAAACAGTTCAATGTTTTTAGATCGGATTCACTGATATCATTAGATAATTAAACTACTCTATCCACACGCTTGGGCGACACTCTGCTCGAGGAGGAGGACAATAATGCTGACTCGATGTGCGCTGACATCACCCGCTCTCAGATAACGACTTCATCGTTGCCTGACCCCGCACGCTTGGtcgaggcagaggaggacgacgaccgaggctcgcccataccctacggcagttcggttctccacgcaacgccaacgACAATGTTAGACGCCATTAGAGGTACGGTCCTGCTCctgcaggcaggcacatcaggtaacaccaaacttacctataaataccccaaagtTCTAAATGAATGGGAGAGCACTTCTTCATACAAAAACCCCCTCCGCACCCACTGACTTGATGgtcgaaggggtcgggccgagcttccgacccgacctgtgtgcaggtgcaagaacggggtcgcctcttcccggcgctgcggcgaAGCTTTCCTTCCGACGCGACATCCCGACCGGACCACCGTAATCGGCCACCGAGAGATCTCGAGAGACGCCGCGTAAGATCCCCGACATTCGGACCCCCAACcaagccacgtcggccccgaggccacggcataaagttgtttacactaacactcAAGATTCCTCTTACCAAcggatattttttttacttttagatCTATATCTTAATTCAAGATTCCTCTTACcaactaaaataataataataaatctattCTAACCAACTTAAAATGAAAATGAATTGAGATTATAAacttataatcatggaatcgaTTCGATCATATCATAATAGAATAATGTACATTAAAgatgatatatataaatataaataagattGAAGAACAATGTTAATTTACTTGTATGAACGAACGATTTTACTGTAATTATATATTGGAAAAAAAGAGTGAATAGAGATGTGACTTGATGGGACGCGAGTAAAGCCTCTCGCATTCCGCTGCCATCCTAATCGAGTGGGTATCTTGCAACACACGTCAAACTTGTGATAGGTGCAGATGCCATGAATGAGAGGGGAGGGGCTCATTGACCGTGTGCTCAAGCACATGGTCGGAGCATGTTGCGTTGAGCAGCGCATCAGATCTAAACCTATATATCGAACAGGATTCGAACCATTCATTCTATGCTCGATCAACTTGTGGGCACAAATTGTTGGAGCATGGAACGTTGACCTAAAGATCGAGATAGGTCAATTCCGTGAGACAGAAGCCACAGGAGGATTAGGGAAACAAaagccaaaaagaaagaaaaagagatatATTGTCCTTGGGCCTCATTCTTACCGTCAGATTCTACTTCAATGGTCCCTGATGGAGAGTGGAATAGATCACTTGCGGTAATTAGCAAGGAGAAGTGGATGGATCATGGGCCGTTGATCAGGCGCCCCAGACGGTGATGCCCTGCATCATATGCTTAAACTCCCCGAAATCGACCCGGCCGTCGGAATTCTGATCGACGGAGCAGATCATCTCTTGGACCCGGGCGATGCTCCGCCCCTCCGGTAGCCCCAGCTTGGCGAGCACCGCCTGGAGCTCTGCCGCCGAGATGAAGCCGTCCCCGTCCTCGTCGAACACCCGGAATGCCTCCCTCATGTCTTCCTCCACCGTCCCCTCCTCCCCTTCCCTTTCTTCCTCCATGGCAGCGGGGCCGCCGAAGAGCGCGTCGCCGAGGGCTCGGTGGAGGGCATCGAAGTCCTCGAAGGCCAGGCCGGCGCGGCCGGTGGGGATGTAGGCGGCGACGGTGGATCTGAGATcgtcggcgtcggcgtcggcgCCGAGGCCGAGGCGGTCGAGGGCGAGTGCGAGCTCCTCGATGGTGATCTCCCCGTCGCCGTTCTGGTCGAAGAGATCGAAGATGCGGCGGAGGCGCAGGGTGTTGAGGCTCTGAGTCCGGAG comes from the Musa acuminata AAA Group cultivar baxijiao chromosome BXJ1-10, Cavendish_Baxijiao_AAA, whole genome shotgun sequence genome and includes:
- the LOC135595251 gene encoding probable calcium-binding protein CML27, translating into MEGGIAADTRLPTPTLGRPSSSFRLRTQSLNTLRLRRIFDLFDQNGDGEITIEELALALDRLGLGADADADDLRSTVAAYIPTGRAGLAFEDFDALHRALGDALFGGPAAMEEEREGEEGTVEEDMREAFRVFDEDGDGFISAAELQAVLAKLGLPEGRSIARVQEMICSVDQNSDGRVDFGEFKHMMQGITVWGA